A genomic stretch from Nitrospirota bacterium includes:
- a CDS encoding HNH endonuclease, with protein MPRLRKPELLEKVLAAIRLCGWQFIVLTPGHPFRIRIYRDSEAYTFRVYIWNLTHGGGPARPPDEYRIQITGITRFEREPYGKTLILGWWAEADVFAGFDYRKHSGPLGASPSIQIRESFLREAYERGFSPCDKGNREVAIAFKPSLFCEYVRSLEDLHDAGRVRTDLDALRAVAENPLVVNDSDLENVTAARRKAIASVLRNLRDTSFQDRVLTSYSHRCAMCGLQMDLVEAAHIVPVRAPNSTDETCNGLALCALHHKAYDRSVLDVSDTYRVVVSNREKDRLTSIGHDGGLDSFVEALRPLILLPPAIGDRPRIEYLRRSREIRRWVP; from the coding sequence ATGCCTCGGCTGAGGAAGCCTGAACTGCTGGAAAAAGTACTTGCTGCGATCAGGTTGTGCGGTTGGCAGTTCATCGTCTTAACCCCCGGCCATCCCTTTCGCATTCGAATCTACCGAGACAGCGAGGCATACACATTTCGAGTCTATATCTGGAATCTGACCCATGGTGGTGGCCCTGCACGACCGCCAGATGAGTATAGAATCCAGATCACGGGCATCACTCGGTTTGAGCGCGAACCCTATGGAAAGACGCTCATTCTCGGATGGTGGGCTGAAGCTGATGTGTTTGCCGGGTTCGACTACAGGAAGCACTCCGGTCCGCTCGGCGCATCGCCGTCGATCCAGATAAGGGAATCTTTCCTTCGAGAGGCCTATGAGAGGGGCTTTTCGCCCTGCGACAAAGGAAATAGGGAAGTTGCCATCGCCTTTAAGCCGAGCCTTTTTTGTGAGTATGTGCGTTCTTTGGAGGACCTGCACGATGCTGGCAGGGTCAGAACTGATCTCGACGCTCTTAGGGCGGTTGCTGAAAATCCCCTGGTCGTTAACGATTCGGATTTAGAGAATGTAACAGCAGCACGTAGGAAGGCTATCGCCTCTGTTCTTCGAAATCTCCGGGACACCTCGTTTCAAGACCGTGTTCTTACAAGTTACTCGCATCGTTGCGCGATGTGTGGGCTGCAGATGGATCTCGTAGAGGCCGCGCACATCGTCCCTGTTAGAGCTCCCAACAGCACGGATGAGACCTGTAATGGCCTAGCACTATGTGCGCTTCACCATAAAGCGTATGACAGATCCGTCCTCGATGTCTCCGACACCTACAGAGTCGTCGTAAGCAACAGAGAAAAAGACCGGCTTACGAGTATAGGACACGATGGTGGATTAGATAGTTTTGTAGAAGCCCTGCGACCTCTGATACTACTACCACCTGCAATTGGTGACCGCCCACGTATTGAATACCTCAGGAGGAGTCGAGAAATTAGGAGATGGGTTCCATAA
- a CDS encoding cupin domain-containing protein: MNPDRAQVERDWRTRGFSCGLWTDPPGQVWEDYVHGVDELLMVLEGELELEMQGRTFRPKVGEEVFIPARVTHSVRNVGGTTARWLYGYRHEARG; this comes from the coding sequence ATGAATCCGGATCGGGCACAAGTGGAACGGGACTGGCGGACCCGCGGGTTCAGTTGCGGGCTTTGGACCGATCCGCCGGGACAGGTCTGGGAGGATTATGTCCACGGGGTGGATGAGTTGCTGATGGTCCTGGAAGGGGAGCTGGAGCTGGAAATGCAAGGCCGGACGTTCCGGCCGAAGGTGGGGGAGGAGGTCTTCATCCCGGCCCGTGTGACCCATTCGGTGCGGAACGTGGGCGGCACGACCGCCAGGTGGCTGTACGGATACAGGCACGAGGCGAGGGGCTAG
- a CDS encoding septal ring lytic transglycosylase RlpA family protein, whose protein sequence is MMSRRGTSSLLVLLFPVLLWLVHGCAGRPAARAPYPAGYPIGYVERGVASWYGPGFHGNKTASGERYNMHQLTAAHRTLPLGSVAVVRTLSNGRTVTVRINDRGPFAKGRILDLSFAAAQALGLTGPGTDEVELRVIRYEGRPGAMGYLRVQVGSFAERANAQGLAARLKDQYPDVRIMEVELPSGRRYRVLVGQFTSESQAEGVARRLGSLLDLDPLVLRDDT, encoded by the coding sequence ATGATGTCCCGCCGGGGAACCAGCAGCCTCCTCGTCCTTCTCTTTCCAGTCCTCCTCTGGCTGGTCCACGGCTGCGCCGGCCGCCCAGCCGCCCGAGCCCCCTATCCGGCCGGTTACCCGATCGGCTATGTGGAACGGGGCGTCGCCTCCTGGTACGGACCTGGGTTCCACGGAAACAAGACCGCCAGCGGGGAGCGGTACAACATGCACCAGTTGACCGCGGCCCACCGGACCCTGCCCCTGGGCTCCGTCGCAGTCGTCCGCACCCTCTCCAACGGCCGGACCGTCACGGTCCGGATCAACGACCGGGGTCCCTTCGCCAAGGGGCGGATCCTCGACCTCTCCTTTGCCGCGGCCCAGGCTCTTGGCCTGACCGGGCCAGGCACCGACGAGGTGGAACTGCGTGTCATCCGATACGAGGGCCGGCCCGGCGCGATGGGTTACCTGCGGGTCCAGGTTGGCTCCTTCGCGGAACGGGCCAACGCCCAGGGGCTGGCGGCCAGGCTCAAGGACCAGTATCCGGACGTGCGGATCATGGAGGTGGAGCTGCCGTCCGGGAGACGCTACCGGGTGCTGGTCGGGCAGTTCACCTCCGAGAGCCAGGCCGAGGGGGTGGCCAGGAGGCTGGGTTCCCTTCTCGACCTAGACCCCCTGGTGCTCCGGGACGACACCTGA
- a CDS encoding hemolysin family protein produces MEFLILFTLIFLSAVISAAEIGFFSVNETRLRALAEQGGKRAATALFLRSNPQRLLSTIMIGDNLVNIGAASFATILTIRYFGSEAVAIATGILTFLILIFGDIVPKTLAAKHSIPIVLTMAYPVYWIEQLLSPVLFVLEPMIAKLTGGKGLTVPFVTEEELKIMLDVGGKAGVIETEEVKMIKNVFHLNDIMAEDVMTPRIYVFALDGSLKLKDAQERLFASKYSRVPLYDGTLDNITGILYKTKALMELAQGHCDVQLKAIAHPAIFVPRSKPADDLMKQFQQEKRHMAIVVNEFGGVMGLVTLEDLLEEVVGEIMDETDITEELIKRIGKNQILVHGRTEVRRINEFLKVGLNEEANTISGLIQEQLGRIPAVGEEVRAGQCRLIVHEADPRSIKSVMILKEERAERVEAPEESVEVRLSG; encoded by the coding sequence ATGGAGTTTCTGATCCTCTTCACCCTGATTTTTCTGTCTGCCGTGATCTCGGCAGCCGAGATCGGCTTTTTCTCGGTCAACGAGACCAGGCTCCGGGCCCTGGCCGAGCAGGGGGGCAAGCGTGCGGCCACGGCCCTCTTTCTCCGGTCCAACCCGCAGCGGCTTCTCTCGACGATCATGATCGGGGACAACTTGGTCAACATCGGGGCCGCCTCGTTCGCGACGATCCTGACGATCCGGTACTTCGGCTCGGAGGCCGTGGCGATTGCCACGGGCATCCTGACCTTTCTCATCCTCATCTTCGGCGACATCGTGCCCAAGACCCTCGCGGCCAAACACTCGATCCCGATCGTGCTCACCATGGCCTATCCGGTCTACTGGATCGAGCAACTCCTGTCGCCGGTCCTCTTCGTGCTGGAACCGATGATCGCCAAGCTGACGGGGGGCAAGGGCCTGACGGTCCCGTTCGTGACCGAAGAGGAGCTCAAGATCATGCTGGACGTCGGGGGGAAGGCGGGGGTGATCGAGACCGAAGAGGTCAAGATGATCAAGAACGTCTTCCACCTGAACGACATCATGGCGGAGGACGTGATGACCCCCCGCATCTACGTCTTCGCGCTGGACGGGAGCCTCAAGCTCAAGGACGCGCAGGAGCGGCTCTTCGCGTCCAAGTACTCCCGCGTGCCCCTCTACGACGGGACTCTGGACAACATCACCGGCATCCTCTACAAGACCAAGGCGCTGATGGAGCTGGCCCAGGGCCACTGCGACGTCCAACTCAAGGCCATCGCCCACCCGGCCATCTTCGTTCCCCGGAGCAAACCCGCCGACGACCTGATGAAGCAATTCCAGCAGGAGAAGCGCCACATGGCGATCGTCGTGAACGAGTTCGGTGGCGTCATGGGCCTGGTCACGCTGGAGGACCTGCTCGAGGAGGTGGTCGGGGAGATCATGGACGAGACCGACATCACCGAGGAGCTGATCAAGCGGATCGGGAAGAACCAGATCCTGGTCCACGGGCGGACCGAGGTGCGCCGGATCAACGAGTTCCTGAAGGTCGGCCTGAACGAGGAGGCGAACACGATCAGCGGCCTGATCCAGGAGCAGCTCGGCCGGATTCCGGCCGTGGGGGAGGAGGTCCGGGCCGGCCAGTGCCGGCTGATCGTGCACGAGGCCGATCCCCGGTCCATCAAGAGCGTGATGATCCTGAAAGAGGAGCGGGCCGAACGGGTGGAAGCGCCGGAGGAGTCAGTGGAGGTCCGCCTGTCCGGCTGA
- a CDS encoding diguanylate cyclase — MRKPPRKRKPPSRRPTSLAKPPARPQAPPTDRVSLLNSLPVPVALLDRRGIVVAVNQAWERLACEISHPFLQGAEVGTDYLEACRRSLKGPADHEREALEGIRAVMNGLLPSYRLDYVWQARAATRWFLLSAVPETGTGGVLLSHTERTEQKLTERAHKKAAEEAARAQARLDTLYATIPIGLLYVTPDLVVEHASPLIAELHGCPVAEQIGRRLPDLVPPERWARLKPIYNQVGRTGVPVYEFEEELPDPKTPGGTRFLLSEYYPDRGEDGTIRGVQSVVQDVTVLKRAQRAQEQQLKELEAKNQELDQLAIRDPLTGQYNRRFFDEVLAREWRRFQRTGEAFTVIIMDLDAFKGINDEYGHEAGDRALQKVATALRSTLRESDLVARIGGDEFAALLPGTDTEGSGPVIEKLREVVGKLRLVTAAGPVTISLSFGAATVPGFPPVTSAADLLRVADKRMYDMKRLHSAGQADLH; from the coding sequence ATGAGGAAGCCTCCCCGGAAGAGGAAACCTCCCTCCCGCAGGCCGACCAGCCTCGCCAAGCCTCCGGCTCGCCCGCAGGCGCCGCCGACCGACCGCGTCTCCCTGTTGAATTCCCTGCCCGTCCCGGTCGCCCTGCTGGACCGGAGAGGGATCGTCGTGGCCGTCAACCAGGCTTGGGAACGGCTGGCCTGTGAAATTTCCCACCCGTTCCTACAGGGGGCCGAAGTCGGAACCGACTATCTGGAAGCCTGCCGGCGCTCGCTCAAGGGGCCGGCCGATCACGAACGGGAGGCCCTGGAAGGCATCCGGGCGGTGATGAACGGGCTCCTCCCCTCCTATCGCCTGGACTACGTCTGGCAGGCCAGGGCCGCGACCCGCTGGTTCCTCCTGTCGGCCGTGCCGGAGACGGGCACGGGCGGCGTCCTGCTGTCCCACACGGAGAGGACGGAGCAAAAGCTGACCGAGCGAGCCCACAAGAAAGCCGCGGAGGAAGCGGCGCGGGCGCAGGCGCGCCTCGACACCCTGTACGCCACGATCCCGATCGGGCTCCTGTATGTGACGCCGGACCTCGTGGTGGAGCACGCCAGCCCGCTGATCGCGGAGCTCCACGGATGCCCGGTCGCGGAGCAGATCGGCCGGCGCCTCCCAGACCTCGTCCCGCCCGAACGGTGGGCCAGACTCAAGCCGATCTACAACCAGGTCGGCAGGACCGGCGTGCCGGTCTACGAGTTCGAGGAGGAGCTGCCCGATCCGAAGACGCCGGGCGGAACCCGCTTTCTCCTCTCCGAATACTACCCGGACCGGGGCGAGGACGGGACCATCCGCGGCGTCCAGAGCGTCGTGCAGGACGTCACGGTGCTGAAGCGGGCGCAGCGGGCCCAGGAGCAGCAACTGAAGGAATTGGAGGCGAAGAACCAGGAGCTGGACCAGCTCGCGATCCGCGATCCGCTGACAGGCCAGTACAACCGCCGGTTCTTCGACGAGGTGCTGGCCCGGGAATGGCGGCGGTTTCAGCGAACCGGCGAGGCCTTCACGGTCATCATCATGGACCTGGACGCCTTCAAGGGGATCAACGACGAGTACGGGCACGAGGCCGGCGACCGGGCCCTCCAGAAGGTCGCCACCGCGCTCCGTTCGACCCTCCGGGAAAGCGACCTGGTGGCGCGGATCGGCGGGGACGAGTTCGCCGCCCTCCTGCCGGGAACGGACACGGAGGGCAGCGGGCCGGTCATCGAGAAGCTGCGCGAGGTGGTGGGAAAGCTGCGTCTGGTCACGGCCGCCGGGCCGGTCACGATCTCGCTCAGCTTCGGCGCCGCGACGGTGCCCGGCTTCCCGCCCGTCACCTCGGCCGCCGACCTCCTGCGGGTCGCGGACAAGCGGATGTACGACATGAAGCGGCTGCACTCAGCCGGACAGGCGGACCTCCACTGA